The Sesamum indicum cultivar Zhongzhi No. 13 linkage group LG6, S_indicum_v1.0, whole genome shotgun sequence genomic interval acagagagagagagagagagagagagagagagtactTGGAATCTTTCCCAGGTAGCAAAAGACCATTACTCTCTTCATTTTCGGAATTGTCATATTCATCATCTGATGTTATCTCATTTCCAAATTTGGATGAGTGATCTCCAACGAGCACACTAGACAAAATGCATCTTATAAGGGTCTGAACagataaaatttcaaaacgcCATACAGTTAAAAATATGACTTGTGTTATCAACCTGGATTCCATCAATGCATCATTTCTTTCCTGTGCTCTCTGGCGTAAAGTGACAGCATATTGCGACAGGGGGCTGGCACCTGACTTTTTCTCATCCTAGTATACAGTGGAAAATAAGTAACTGgtatttatgataaatgaatgaatatatattcAGTGGGTATTACAAGACCAATCAATTAGTTTGGTGCAACAGCTTATGCTCGAGCATGGGTAACATTTAGAGGGATTAACTAGTAATGCAAACTCAGATCAAAATAGCagcaaatttatatatgaaaaaaaacatcacagATGTTCAAACCTCGAGGAAAGATGCAGCTGCAGGGTCATTTGGCAAGAATGAAATCTTTGTCCGcttcttattaataaaatcagtGTTCGCCTCAATCTATGGAATTTAGACAATATAAATTAGTGCAAGTTTAAGTTTTAACAGCTAAATGCAACATAGAATCACCACATATCATCAACAGTGGTCATATCATAAACCTGACGAATGAGGCGCCTCATTTCTCGACGAAACCTCTCAACCTTTGTGGATTTACAGAAGTTTCGCAACCTAACACTAGGAATAAAAGACAACTCCATGAAAGCAATTGAGTAACTCCATTGAGCAAGATGTTCGGTGAGCTCCTCGACTACAGAGAAAACACAAGCCTCCTGAAATGCTCGGGTTTTCAATGTAGATTTGCTAACCTGTTCCAGAAAATTGCATATTCATATTAGAGACTGTAAAAATGATCATGTGTTATGGATGAGTACAGTTTTTAAGAGTACCTTCAggatagaaaataaatcaactgCTTTTCCAGCTCCTCCTGTGGGAGGTTTACGCAATTCCTTTATCTCTAGCATGTCTAGGAGAAGCAGAGAAACAGGAACGAAAGTACCAGTTGCAGCACTAATCCGGCTGAGCATTCTCACACAGCGCAATCTGAGGGGGAAATAACAAGCAGAAGGAACTAAACGAGCTACTCCAGTAATAATCTGAGTCAATGGATAAGCAAGGGGCGCCAACTCAGCTTCTGAGCTATATGCACAAACAACTCCAGTCCAGAGCTCCAGACAGTTTATATACTTCCACTGATAAACCTTTCTAAATGTTTCCTGTGAGGAGAAGGataaaattggatgaaaatgaatGGTGGATAGTAAGCATGCCCTTATGAAAAGTTCATGTACATAGCATCcagttaaaattcaaaatgtatCAGTGAACAATTAATCTCTTATCCTTAACCTAGGAAGACATCTTCAAACATCTATAACAAAGCAGATAAGCTAAATGCTACACAATATGATTGCAGAAAGATGAACCGAACTAAAAGACAACCATGAATGCATAATAgcaatataacaaataaggaTGAAGAAGTAAGAGATAATCCATAATTATCTGACACCATACCTTTTTTGCAGAACTGGAAGGTGCTTCCTTCCCCTTCTCTTTTTTAGAACTTGAAGGTTCTTCCTTCCCCTTgcttttagtttttttctttttggtggaACATGAAAGTGCTTCTTTCAATATCATTGCTAACTGCCGGATGTAACCAAAGGCATGTTGATATGCAGATGGAATGTCCAGGCGAAGAAGTTCAGTAAAGCAATTACCGAGAAATTGTAAATGCTGCAACTTTGTTGAATTAACAAACTGGCAATTCAAGACATACGCTTTATACATTCCTTTGATGCAATCATCGAGGCAGTCAGAACCGAGTCGTATGCATGAGTCCCTTAAGAATAAAAAGGAGACAACTGGAAGTGCACCACTCCCAGTACCCCAGAAATGAAGAGCAacctgaaaatattataatatctgCATAAAACTTGATGTTTGTACCAATTAAAAAAGCTACTAGCTCAGTTTATAGAAGCCAAATCATTAAGTCAAGCAATAAATCTCAGTTCTCAGTTTTTATGGCATATACACTCTTACCAACCTGGGGGCTACATAATGGACTTTTGAGACGTAAGTTAGAAGGCCAAGTTCATTCACTTGCACAAGCAATTACAAAGTTACTTTTAACGTTTCTCTTTAAGTCTATGACTAAAAGCACTATTGCACAACTCAGAAAATGATTGCTCAGGGT includes:
- the LOC105163533 gene encoding nucleolar complex protein 2 homolog — protein: MVDSWCNEIRDGAKLGAVRSLLRAFRSACHYGDDGGDDPTAKFSTMSSSVFNKIMLFVLNEMDGILRGLLNLPPSGGKREMVIDLMTTRRWKNYNHLVKSYLGNSLHVLNQMTDNEMIAFMLRRLKYSSVFLAAFPALLRKYIKVALHFWGTGSGALPVVSFLFLRDSCIRLGSDCLDDCIKGMYKAYVLNCQFVNSTKLQHLQFLGNCFTELLRLDIPSAYQHAFGYIRQLAMILKEALSCSTKKKKTKSKGKEEPSSSKKEKGKEAPSSSAKKETFRKVYQWKYINCLELWTGVVCAYSSEAELAPLAYPLTQIITGVARLVPSACYFPLRLRCVRMLSRISAATGTFVPVSLLLLDMLEIKELRKPPTGGAGKAVDLFSILKVSKSTLKTRAFQEACVFSVVEELTEHLAQWSYSIAFMELSFIPSVRLRNFCKSTKVERFRREMRRLIRQIEANTDFINKKRTKISFLPNDPAAASFLEDEKKSGASPLSQYAVTLRQRAQERNDALMESSVLVGDHSSKFGNEITSDDEYDNSENEESNGLLLPGKDSKLTHQKDVKKKKKKNIEPLEETALDEDIIEDFILSSDEDDNPVSGTVEEEDSEPEAAAPAQRNKKRKQPMEMSKDKAKLRNSKSKKMKKKAQGKL